One Setaria viridis chromosome 3, Setaria_viridis_v4.0, whole genome shotgun sequence DNA window includes the following coding sequences:
- the LOC117848563 gene encoding uncharacterized protein isoform X1 encodes MVIWSCSSCLRGFISRSAWRIHYPLLSSRSPAPLLTHFFSSSPRRSNKRSAAKVSMDSAREPFYVIRKGGVIAIYKTLSDCQAQVGNSVCDPSVTVYKGYSLSKETEEYLAARGLKNAIYCIDAADARDELFNDLVPCPFQQPDGSVQSTLKRSEEMTDNHFLKETGPSNHQKVAEQELLSDSDLSCILEFDGACKGNPGKSGAGVIIRRLDGSVIALLREGLGITTNNAAEYRALILGLDYAAKKGFKHIRAQGDSKLVCNQVQDLWRCRSDNMAVLCKKAKELKGTFLTFQINHVLRELNSDADVQANFAVGLAVDQVEELCVC; translated from the exons ATGGTGATTTGGAGTTGCTCTTCTTGTCTCCGTGGATTCATTTCCAGATCTGCATGGAGGATCCACTACCCACTCTTGTCTTCTAGGTCCCCTGCACCGCTTCTGACCcatttcttctcctcctcccctcgacGATCCAACAAGAGATCTGCTGCAAAGGTTTCAATGGACTCTGCCAGAGAGCCCTTCTATGTCATCCGTAAGGGGGGTGTCATCGCCATCTATAAGACCCTCAGTGACTGCCAAGCTCAAGTCGGTAATTCG GTATGTGACCCTTCTGTCACTGTCTACAAAGGCTATTCTCTGAGTAAAGAAACTGAGGAATATCTTGCTGCGCGTGGGTTAAAAAACGCTATCTATTGCATCGATGCAGCAGATGCAAGAGATGAATTGTTTAATGATCTGGTTCCCTGCCCTTTTCAG CAACCTGATGGATCTGTGCAGTCTACATTGAAAAGGTCAGAGGAGATG ACTGATAATCATTTTCTGAAGGAAACTGGACCATCAAACCATCAAAAAGTTGCTGAACAGGAACTGTTATCTGATAGTGAT CTCTCTTGTATTCTTGAATTTGATGGTGCTTGTAAAGGAAATCCCGGGAAATCAGGTGCTGGAGTTATAATTCGGAGGTTAGATGGATCTGTG ATTGCTCTACTCCGTGAGGGTTTAGGTATTACAACCAACAATGCTGCTGAATACCGTGCATTGATCCTGGGGCTAGATTATGCTGCCAAGAAGGGATTCAAGCATATTCGTGCTCAAGGTGACTCTAAGCTTGTCTGTAACCAG GTTCAAGATCTCTGGCGGTGTAGGAGTGATAATATGGCTGTCTTGTGCAAGAAAGCCAAGGAACTCAAGGGAACGTTTCTTACATTTCAAATCAACCATGTGTTGAGG GAATTGAACTCGGATGCTGACGTTCAAGCGAACTTTGCAGTCGGACTTGCAG TTGATCAAGTTGAGGAGCTGTGCGTCTGTTGA
- the LOC117848563 gene encoding uncharacterized protein isoform X2: protein MVIWSCSSCLRGFISRSAWRIHYPLLSSRSPAPLLTHFFSSSPRRSNKRSAAKVSMDSAREPFYVIRKGGVIAIYKTLSDCQAQVGNSVCDPSVTVYKGYSLSKETEEYLAARGLKNAIYCIDAADARDELFNDLVPCPFQQPDGSVQSTLKRSEEMETGPSNHQKVAEQELLSDSDLSCILEFDGACKGNPGKSGAGVIIRRLDGSVIALLREGLGITTNNAAEYRALILGLDYAAKKGFKHIRAQGDSKLVCNQVQDLWRCRSDNMAVLCKKAKELKGTFLTFQINHVLRELNSDADVQANFAVGLAVDQVEELCVC from the exons ATGGTGATTTGGAGTTGCTCTTCTTGTCTCCGTGGATTCATTTCCAGATCTGCATGGAGGATCCACTACCCACTCTTGTCTTCTAGGTCCCCTGCACCGCTTCTGACCcatttcttctcctcctcccctcgacGATCCAACAAGAGATCTGCTGCAAAGGTTTCAATGGACTCTGCCAGAGAGCCCTTCTATGTCATCCGTAAGGGGGGTGTCATCGCCATCTATAAGACCCTCAGTGACTGCCAAGCTCAAGTCGGTAATTCG GTATGTGACCCTTCTGTCACTGTCTACAAAGGCTATTCTCTGAGTAAAGAAACTGAGGAATATCTTGCTGCGCGTGGGTTAAAAAACGCTATCTATTGCATCGATGCAGCAGATGCAAGAGATGAATTGTTTAATGATCTGGTTCCCTGCCCTTTTCAG CAACCTGATGGATCTGTGCAGTCTACATTGAAAAGGTCAGAGGAGATG GAAACTGGACCATCAAACCATCAAAAAGTTGCTGAACAGGAACTGTTATCTGATAGTGAT CTCTCTTGTATTCTTGAATTTGATGGTGCTTGTAAAGGAAATCCCGGGAAATCAGGTGCTGGAGTTATAATTCGGAGGTTAGATGGATCTGTG ATTGCTCTACTCCGTGAGGGTTTAGGTATTACAACCAACAATGCTGCTGAATACCGTGCATTGATCCTGGGGCTAGATTATGCTGCCAAGAAGGGATTCAAGCATATTCGTGCTCAAGGTGACTCTAAGCTTGTCTGTAACCAG GTTCAAGATCTCTGGCGGTGTAGGAGTGATAATATGGCTGTCTTGTGCAAGAAAGCCAAGGAACTCAAGGGAACGTTTCTTACATTTCAAATCAACCATGTGTTGAGG GAATTGAACTCGGATGCTGACGTTCAAGCGAACTTTGCAGTCGGACTTGCAG TTGATCAAGTTGAGGAGCTGTGCGTCTGTTGA
- the LOC117848566 gene encoding E3 ubiquitin-protein ligase CHIP codes for MAEGGDGVAQQAELRRIEGNACFKKARLGAAIDCYTEAIALCPDVAVYWMNRALCHFRRKEWAKVEEDSRRALALDDTLVKGHYLLGSALLDKEEFALAIKEFEKALNLLKSANSTDKMAEDIWQVLAKAKYLDWEKHSTERVWRIQSLKEACESALQEHHFLSGTLVEDSDGSSNEYSEQIKMLSEVFSKATLADTPVDVPDYLCCQITFEIFRDPVITPSGVTYERAVLLEHLDKVGNFDPVTREPLKEHQLVPNLAIKEAVQAYLKEHSWAYRLN; via the exons ATGGCGGAGGGCGGGGACGGCGTGGCTCAGcaggcggagctccggcggaTCGAGGGCAACGCCTGCTTCAAGAAGGcccgcctcggcgccgccaTCGATTGCTACACCGAG GCAATCGCGCTCTGCCCCGACGTCGCTGTCTACTGGATGAATCGTGCCCTATGCCATTTCAGGCGCAA GGAGTGGGCCAAGGTCGAAGAGGATAGCAGGAGGGCTCTTGCACTTGATGACACTCTAGTCAAG GGGCACTATTTGCTGGGATCTGCGCTGCTCGACAAGGAGGAATTTGCGCTTGCGATCAAGGAATTTGAAAAG GCTCTGAATCTCTTGAAGTCTGCGAATTCAACGGATAAAATGGCCGAGGACATTTGGCAGGTCCTTGCGAAGGCGAAATACCTAGATTGGGAAAAACATTCCACTGAACGAGTTTGGAGGATACAAAGTTTGAA GGAAGCTTGTGAAAGTGCTCTGCAGGAGCATCACTTTCTTAGCGGTACACTTGTAGAAGACTCGGATGGATCAAGCAATGAGTATTCAGAACAAATTAAAATGTTATCAGAGGTCTTCAGCAAAGCGACACTTGCCGATACACCAGTAGAT GTGCCCGACTACCTTTGCTGTCAGATAACGTTCGAGATATTCAGAGATCCAGTGATCACACCCAGTGGTGTAACGTATGAGAGGGCTGTACTTCTTGAACATCTAGACAAG GTTGGCAATTTCGACCCGGTAACACGAGAGCCTCTTAAGGAGCATCAGCTGGTTCCAAACCTGGCCATCAAGGAAGCCGTGCAGGCCTACCTGAAAGAGCACAGCTGGGCCTACAGGCTGAACTGA
- the LOC117848564 gene encoding eukaryotic translation initiation factor 3 subunit F codes for MASSPALLFPSTSSSSSPSSARVEAVVLFNICDSYVRRPDQADRVIGTLLGSLLPDGTVHVRNSYVVPHSESADQVAIDIEYHHNMYASHQKVNPKEVIVGWFSTGFGVSGGSTLIHDFYSREVQNPIHLTVDTGFTRGEASIKAYISSNLSLGDRHLAAQFQEIPLDLRMIEAEKAGFEILKYTMVEKLPNDLEGMESSMEKLYILIDEIYKYVDDVVEGRVAPDNRIGRFISESVASMPKLSPAAFDKLFNDKIQDNLALVYLSSITRTQISIAEKLNTAAQVL; via the exons ATGGCGAGCTCCCCCGCTCTCCTCTTCCCTTCGacctcttcatcctcctccccgTCCTCGGCGCGGGTCGAGGCGGTGGTGCTCTTCAACATCTGCGACAGCTACGTGCGCCGCCCCGACCAGGCGGATCGCGTCATCGGCACCCTCCTCGGATCCCTCCTCCCCGATGGCACCGTCCATGTCCGCAACTCCTACGTCGTGCCGCACAGCGAGTCCGCCGACCAG GTCGCCATAGACATCGAGTACCACCATAACATGTACGCCTCGCACCAAAAGGTCAACCCCAAGGAAGTTATCGTTGGATG GTTCTCGACTGGCTTTGGTGTTTCAGGGGGGAGTACACTTATCCACGACTTCTATTCAAGGGAAGTACAAAACCCCATCCATCTTACAGTTGACACCGGCTTCACTAGGGGGGAGGCTTCCATCAAAGCCTACATCTCATCCAACCTGTCCCTTGGAGATAGGCACCTCGCTGCGCAATTCCAGGAAATCCCTCTGGATCTAAGGATGATTGAGGCGGAGAAAGCTGGAT TTGAGATCCTGAAATATACAATGGTGGAGAAGCTTCCCAATGACCTGGAAGGAATGGAGTCTTCAATGGAAAAGCTTTACATTCTTATTGATGAGATCTACAAATATGTTGACGATGTTGTG GAAGGACGTGTGGCACCTGACAACAGAATTGGGAGGTTCATCTCTGAATCCGTTGCTTCGATGCCAAAGTTGTCTCCAGCTGCTTTTGATAAGCTTTTCAACGACAAGATTCAG GATAACCTTGCGCTGGTATACCTGTCAAGCATCACAAGGACACAAATCAGCATAGCCGAGAAGTTGAACACTGCTGCTCAAGTCCTGTAA